AGACCAACGGGGTTTGGCTGCGGACTTTCTTTAACAAACTCAAATCCGATCAAATATGGCAAATATCGAAATCAAATACGGTCAAGTGTGGCAGGATTGTCGGAACATTCTGGTTCCGCGCTACGTGCTCGTTACAGACGTTTCCGACAATCAGGTGTCGTACTTCGACTTAAAATCTCGTCGTCGCATGAGCATCCGCAAGACATCGATGAGGCCAGGAACCAGAGGCTACTCTCTCGTGACTGACGAGAAGCTGCTGGCAAAGATGCAAGCTGCTTGCGCCTTCATCCCACCTCTCTCTGTTCAACCGATACAGGCGGCGGGATCTGGCCCGGAATGTCCGTGGCGTAGCTCACTGCCGTTAGTTGAGCGGCAATTGCTTCACTATGTCTTCAAGGGAATGTCAGATAATGAGAGGCTGCAATTCACCCGAGGGATGATGAAATACTACGACGAGAACAAGCCTGATGGCGCTGCAGTGAGAAACGGCAAATAGCCTGCTGGCATACAGGGCTGGAGACTTCGCGTTTCCAGCCCATTTTCTCCATGTCCTCTTCAACCAAACCGGCATCTCTCCCCATCCCACAACCACTTCCACTTACACCAGTGATTGCCAAAGCCACTCCACAATTCCGATGGCCACCAATCGACATCGCCAGGCATCTCCTGGCCAATCCCAATCTCGTAGTCCCTCCGGCCATTGTTCACGGTCTGCTCCACAAAGGAACCAAAGGAGTGTTGGCGAGTTCAAGCAAGGCCGGGAAGACCTGGGTGCTTTTGGATTTGGCAGCCAGCATTGCTACAGGGACGCCTTTTCTCAAGTGGCCCACCACGCAAGGGAAGGTGCTGTTTGTCAACCTTGAGATCCAGCGGGCCTTCATCAAAGAGCGGCTCCGCATCATCCAGGAGCGCAAGAAACTGGACAACCTCGACAATCTGGAAATCTGGACCTTGAGAGGATGGACGATGAACTTCGAGGATGTACAGGAGGAGTTGATTCGACGTGCCAAAGGCGAAGGCTACTCGCTCATTGTTCTGGACCCGGCCTATAAGATGATGATTGGGAAGTCTGAGAACGCGGCGAGTGGGGTTGGTGTTCTCTGTCACAGTCTCGAACAAGTGGCGGTGGACACAGGAGCGCTGGTGATGTTTGCCCATCATTTCACGAAAGGAGGGCAGTCGAACAAATCCCCGATGGACAGGATGAGCGGCAGCGGAGTGTTTGCCAGAGATGCCGACTCGATCATCACCCTCACCGAGCACGCGGAGGAGAACTGCTACTCCGTGGAGATGACCCTGCGCAATCTCCCTCCACAAGCTCCTTTCGTGGTTCAGTGGAAGTTCCCATTGATGGTGGTGCGTGAAGATCTCGATCCAGCAGACCTCAAAGGAGTTGATCGGGGAGAGGGCAATGGGAATCCTGACCATCTCCTCGCAACCCCTCCTGGCATGATTGTCCCTGAAGAGGAGTCGTCAACAACCAACCCATCTCCCGCAGCAACCTCTTCAACAGCTCTCCCATGATGTCCTCTGTGCAGCCGAACCCTGAATACGCCCTTGCTTGATGAACTCGGACCTTCCTCCTCTTCCGCCCACTCATCCTGGGCTCGTGGAAGACCCACCGCGAAGACGTCTCCTAACGCCTCCTCCAGCGGGCACCCAACTGGCTCCTCCAACAAAGCAACGGCGGGTAATCCGATGTGGTTTGGCCGATGAATCCAAGCTGGAAGGCAGGAAAGAGGCAGGTCAAACTCGGTCACCCCACCTGCGCGTATGCCGGTCTGCCCACCCCATACCCGGCAGCAGGATCACATTGCCACCAAACCATGCATCTCAACCGCCAGATCCGCACTCCTGAATGCGTGGCGACGGCCCCGCCTTCGGCCCCAGCGTTTCCACCTGCTCTTTCTGGGCTGACTCCAACCACTTGCCTGGGACGGCGAGCCGAGCAGGGCGAGGCGAAGCAGCCAGGGAAGACCATGAATACATGTGACGCCATTTCGGATAGTTTTCGCCAGGTTTGGTTGAGCCAGCGCAGCGTTAATGAGCCGGAGCGCAGCGACGGCTCATGGGAAAAAGCATTTACCAGAAGTCATTTCCATAAGTATTACCAGAAGTATAATAGATGTGGCCATTTTGATCACGTGATGTGGCCAAATTGATTCTGTGATGTGGCCATTTTGATAGGCCCTTTTGCCAACGTATGAAAAACGTGGACCAAACCCCCGTAAACATTGGGTTTTGTGAAAAGCATGTGGCCAAATCGTGAAAACGTGGACGAGAGCCAATGTTTACAGCCCTTTCGGTCACTTTGGAGTGCATCTGCTTGCCGACTTCTATTCCTTGCAACTCCGCGCAGCCACAACTCTACACGGATACGATATTAAGCAACAAATCAGAACTCCTCTCACGCACCATTTATACAATAACGGGTCAGTGGGAGGCTGGAAAGCGGCGTCCATGCCATTAAGAGCTTGTACAATCTCCCGCACTCTCGTACTATTTAGTATAGAACCGGCGTGACAACCGATTCTTAAAACACAGCGCGAATATGATCACGACACATCAATCTTCAGGAGAGACTGGGCACCTCCGGCCTAGTCAACCGGGCATATTCGCGCCAGGAACACCACCTGCTTGGCCCAGTCTCTCCGCCCCTATTGAGCGCGAATATGAAAATCACGGCACCAATCTATAAGGAGGACACACACCTCCATCTCTTCAACAAGGACATCGCCGCGCAAAACTATGGCGGCTTGAAAAACCGACAATACGACATTGAGGGAGCCATCCTTTTGACTGACCTAGCCCGCAACATTGAAGGCATCAAGAAATACAGGAAGGATGGCAAAGTCGCTGCTCGAGAGATGGATGGGTGGTATTATACCTCCGTTAAGGACCTCGCCAAACGTCATCCCTACATCAAAAAGCGCACTGTCAGGCGCATTTTAGCACGGCTTCGCAAGGAAAAGGTGCTGAAGACGACGAAAACGTTCCACAAGCGCAAGAGTATTCATACATTGTACTATAGTTTTGCCGACAAGGAACTCCACAAGGAAGCATTGGCCACGGAAGACGGCATCTCATTTTGGGTTGAGGACGCAGTGGAATGCGGCATTGAGGCCGCGATTCTTTTGCGGAACCTCACTTATGTGGAAGAGCACTGGATACATGGTGACGCTTGGATACAGTTAAATCCAGTAGAGTTTCTGGACGCGACAGATCTGCCCATGTCCCCGCAGGCTGTACGTCGGGCATTGGTCACACTCGTGAAGAAGGGCAGGCTTGAGCGCCGACGCAACAATAAATACGGTGACAATTACTATCTTTACCGTTTGGTGGATACGCCACACCTAAGAAGACGGGTAGGAACTGACGCCCTGCCCACGGAATGCTACGATCAACCATTCTTCGAAGACAACTTGCCCTCCGAACACTATGAGAAGCTCCCTGCATTAACGGCCCACAGGCATCATAAAGACAAAGAGAATAGAATGCTAAAAGAGTACGCTGACCACGTGGCAAAGGTAAAGAGCCAGCCGAAGAGCACGCCAAGGCAGCGGAAGACAGTCACGTAAAGAGCGACAACCATGCAGCATCCTAAATGCCCCCAGACGATTGATTGGCATGGGAGTCAAGGCAGGGAGAAAACTATGAATAGCCATTTACGTTTTAGTTGTTGTACAGACTCCGCGCATCTGATAGAATCAACATATAGTAAGGCCGTCACTTTGTTGGTTCTTGGCCGCACCCGTTATGTGCAACTGCCGCAAGAGCCAGTCTGGAAGACAGCCAAAGCGAAGGAGAAAATATGTTGATCACTGTCACCCCACGAGATTGCTTTGATGTCCCTGCAGGGCGTTATCGAGCAACCTGTGTTGAGGCCCACGAACTCTACAAGGAAACGCCCCAAGGCCCGGAACGATACTTGCGCCTGGTCTGGGAACTGGCCGAGGCCCCAGATCGAGATGTCCGTTACCTCGTCGGCAAGAACTACATTCCCGACCTGACGAATCGAAGCGTGCTGAGAAAGGACCTCCGAACCTGGTTTGGCCATGATGTCGACCCCGGCCAGTTCAATACCGACACGCTGGTTGGCAAGGAAGCTACTGTCACCGTTGTCCAGATCTTCAACGAGAACCATGCGCAGCCCTATTGTTGGGTTAGCAGAGTGGACCCGCCATTCAAAGATCCCGAAGACGGCGAAGAGATTTTGGTCGAATAGTGGGTTGGGTGACAACAGGGAGCTTGTGGGTCTTCCTGCAGGCTTCCCTCCATCTATGCCAGAGCCAATCCCCAAAGCCTCTGAACATGATAATCTGGTGCGGAATGTCCATGAGTTGATCAGGGACATCCGCATCATCGTCTCGAAAATCGATCAGTTTCACCTGTGCCTGAGTTGGAGCAGAAAGCCCAGACCCGATGCAACCCCCCCTCAAGAAGGCGATTTCTCAGTTCCAGCCCAATCCTCAAACGATGAGCGAGGTTTTGCGCTGTCCGCGTAGAGGACAAAATGGAATCTCCAAGTGGTTGATTAGGAGGCTACAGCAAAAACACTACCCCCATTTTGGCACGGAAAATGCGGAGCACGACACCCCCCCGATTTTTCACGCACAACCCCAATCACTGAATCGGGTTGCACGGAGCTTGACCACCCAATCGAATCTGGATTAAACCTCTCCCCGACTTTTGCAGACGACTACTCGGGGCTGCATTCGGTGGCGGATGCCACGCGGGCTGCCTTTGACTATACCAATGGCGAGTAGTTCTAGCCAGACATACTTGGCCTCCGCGGTTCCTCTGCAGGAGAAAGTTTGCAGAAGTCATTTTTTCTGGCCTTGGAGAACACCTCCGAGCACCCGGATCAACTCCTCCGCCATTTTGACTCGGCAGCAAAGATCCAGCGCGGGCACGATCAACCAGTCCGACATCACTCTTCCCTTGAACAAACGGTCAGCTTCGTCGGCCAACCACGGGTATTTGGCAATATGGTCTCGATACCTGTCATTGGTCAGGACGGGGCAATCCTCTTTGGCTGCTCTGGCCAAGATGAAGGCGTCAGCGGTTTCTCCACCTGGGACCTCCTGCAGGATGTGTGGCGCTTCCCTGAGCAGCTTTTCGTAGTGCGTCTTGGCATTAAAGCAATTCCTGCCTTGCCTGGGGGGCGGCGCGAGCTTTTCCATTGTGTAGCGAGTGTTGGCGTCAAACACGCACACGAAACTAATAGAGCGCGCCGCCAGCTCACAAAACAGCGTTAGCAAAGCAGCAAAATCGCACTGGTTGGCAGGATTGTAAGACCGCAGGACATTGGTCCCGTCGATGATGATCAGCTTGCCGTCTTTCGTGGTGCAAGATGAGCTTTCAGTCTTTTTCCGGGCAGGGTTTCTGCCGTCCAGTAAAGCCCTCATCATCGAGAGAGATTCATCAATGTTGAGCTTCACCACCAAGTCCTCGATCATCTTCATGGCCGTTCTTGAGGACTGCACTGGCTTGGAATTGCGGCGGGGCTCCTTTCCTGCCTTTGACAACTCTTCCGGGGCCAGAAGCCCAAGGACCTTGCAGGCATCTTGGTGACTGCGGCGGAATCGGGCATAGACCCCCACCGCAACATTGTCTCCAGAGATCAAGGAAGCCACCTTCTTCCGCTTCCTCTCATGCACCTGGCGCAGTTGAGCAAGTTCCCTCCCCAGTGAAGTGCGCTTCGACTGGGCTTCGGGATTGTCCTTGAGTTGATTCAGTTCGGCATTCCTCGTTCTGATCTTCTCGGCAATGGACCTGCACTCTTCCACTCTCTCGCAAAGGTATTTCAGGTGGGCCTGGAGGATTTTGGTGAAGTCGGCAGAAGCTCGTTCCAAAGGGTTGAGGGATTTATGCGGGTTCGATGATTTCTCGTCCTCGCAAGAAGCGGAGCATCGCCCAATAGCAGCCTCGACCTCTTTCTTGACCTCATCCAATTCCCTTAAGCGACCTTGGAGCGTCTTTAACAGCGACAGGCGGTTTTGAACTCGCGTCCTGTGCTGCACTGCGAACACTGGGTTTGGGGTTGGCTCT
This is a stretch of genomic DNA from Fontisphaera persica. It encodes these proteins:
- a CDS encoding AAA family ATPase; the encoded protein is MIAKATPQFRWPPIDIARHLLANPNLVVPPAIVHGLLHKGTKGVLASSSKAGKTWVLLDLAASIATGTPFLKWPTTQGKVLFVNLEIQRAFIKERLRIIQERKKLDNLDNLEIWTLRGWTMNFEDVQEELIRRAKGEGYSLIVLDPAYKMMIGKSENAASGVGVLCHSLEQVAVDTGALVMFAHHFTKGGQSNKSPMDRMSGSGVFARDADSIITLTEHAEENCYSVEMTLRNLPPQAPFVVQWKFPLMVVREDLDPADLKGVDRGEGNGNPDHLLATPPGMIVPEEESSTTNPSPAATSSTALP
- a CDS encoding NYN domain-containing protein; translation: MSIFGRAVEALVGKKTRIPKPPNPFGGQWRRVVQTKWVNVTQPHDLKHCLWARKVLENTMVAAETERLTTEIGEASALLEKINNDIDRLGNSLLRYPEAEPTPNPVFAVQHRTRVQNRLSLLKTLQGRLRELDEVKKEVEAAIGRCSASCEDEKSSNPHKSLNPLERASADFTKILQAHLKYLCERVEECRSIAEKIRTRNAELNQLKDNPEAQSKRTSLGRELAQLRQVHERKRKKVASLISGDNVAVGVYARFRRSHQDACKVLGLLAPEELSKAGKEPRRNSKPVQSSRTAMKMIEDLVVKLNIDESLSMMRALLDGRNPARKKTESSSCTTKDGKLIIIDGTNVLRSYNPANQCDFAALLTLFCELAARSISFVCVFDANTRYTMEKLAPPPRQGRNCFNAKTHYEKLLREAPHILQEVPGGETADAFILARAAKEDCPVLTNDRYRDHIAKYPWLADEADRLFKGRVMSDWLIVPALDLCCRVKMAEELIRVLGGVLQGQKK